A single region of the Elusimicrobium sp. An273 genome encodes:
- a CDS encoding ATP-dependent Clp protease proteolytic subunit codes for MIIPTIIEKNVGYDIFSRLLKDRIIFVGGREGEVDTASANMIIAQLLYLDADDPNREINLYINSPGGLVTAGLAIYDTMQFIKAPITTICMGQAMSFGAVLLAAGSKGKRYALPHARIMIHQPLIWGGGISGQVTDIEIESKELRDNKEHLLDILAKHTGQDKEKIRRDSERNYYMSAQEAKEYGLIDEVLPLKK; via the coding sequence ATGATTATACCTACTATTATTGAAAAGAACGTTGGATATGATATTTTTTCCCGCCTGCTTAAAGACCGCATCATTTTTGTAGGCGGACGCGAGGGCGAAGTGGATACTGCCAGCGCGAATATGATTATCGCCCAGCTTCTGTATTTGGACGCGGACGACCCCAACCGGGAAATCAACCTCTACATCAACTCTCCCGGCGGCTTGGTAACGGCGGGCTTGGCTATTTACGACACGATGCAGTTTATCAAAGCCCCTATCACCACTATTTGCATGGGCCAGGCCATGAGCTTTGGCGCCGTCTTGCTGGCGGCGGGCTCCAAGGGCAAGCGCTACGCCCTGCCGCATGCGCGCATTATGATCCACCAACCCTTAATTTGGGGGGGCGGCATTTCCGGCCAGGTAACGGATATTGAAATTGAATCCAAAGAATTGCGCGACAATAAAGAACACCTGCTGGATATTTTGGCCAAACACACCGGGCAGGACAAAGAAAAAATCCGCCGCGACAGCGAACGCAACTATTATATGTCCGCCCAAGAAGCCAAAGAATACGGCTTAATTGACGAAGTGCTTCCGCTCAAAAAATAA
- a CDS encoding glutamine synthetase family protein — MTIQRNAEEKEKIKEILALAERNNIQIIKLWFVDILGNLKSLSLSYREFEYAMNEGMGFDGSSVEGFARLYESDLVALPDLDTFQMFPPEFTGAPIARFFCDIKTTDGKQFEGDPRYILKKNLAEMKKAGFDQFMVGPELEYFYFKDNKHPETLDCGGYFDTIPLDSSYAVRRQTMQMLEKLGIHVEYSHHEVAPSQHEIDLRYDEAMKMADQVITYRTVVKQVAAANGIYATFMPKPLAHVNGSGMHVHQSLFANGSNAFFDEKDPLYLSQTARHYIAGILANVKEICSVTDQWVNSYKRLVPGFEAPAYIAWGRKNRSALVRIPQAKQGKANATRIECRFPDPACNPYLAFAVMLGAGLDGIKRKLQVPPITEENIFHMTPQERKAHGIDTLPAYLYEAVNYTRHSKLVRQVLGDHTFEKFIANKDIEWDNYRTHVSSYELEKYLSVL, encoded by the coding sequence ATGACAATTCAACGAAACGCTGAAGAAAAAGAAAAAATTAAAGAAATTTTAGCTTTGGCCGAGCGGAATAATATCCAAATTATTAAGCTGTGGTTCGTGGATATTCTGGGCAATTTAAAGTCTCTTTCTCTTTCTTACCGAGAATTTGAATATGCAATGAACGAAGGAATGGGGTTTGACGGCTCCTCTGTGGAAGGGTTTGCACGGTTGTACGAGTCCGATTTGGTGGCCTTGCCGGATTTGGACACCTTCCAAATGTTTCCGCCGGAATTTACCGGCGCGCCCATTGCACGCTTTTTCTGCGATATCAAAACGACGGACGGCAAGCAGTTTGAAGGCGACCCGCGCTACATCCTTAAAAAGAACCTGGCGGAAATGAAAAAGGCCGGTTTTGACCAATTTATGGTGGGGCCGGAGTTGGAGTACTTCTACTTCAAAGACAACAAACATCCCGAAACGCTGGACTGCGGCGGATATTTTGACACGATTCCGCTGGATTCCTCCTACGCCGTACGCCGCCAAACCATGCAAATGCTGGAAAAATTGGGCATCCATGTGGAGTATTCCCACCACGAGGTGGCCCCTTCCCAGCACGAAATTGACCTTCGCTACGACGAAGCCATGAAAATGGCCGACCAAGTCATTACGTACCGCACCGTCGTCAAGCAAGTGGCGGCCGCAAACGGCATTTATGCCACCTTTATGCCCAAACCGTTGGCCCATGTAAACGGAAGCGGCATGCACGTGCATCAATCCCTGTTTGCCAACGGCTCCAATGCTTTTTTTGACGAAAAAGACCCGCTGTACTTATCCCAAACGGCGCGCCATTACATCGCCGGCATTTTGGCCAATGTAAAAGAAATCTGCTCCGTAACAGACCAGTGGGTAAACTCCTATAAACGCTTGGTGCCGGGCTTTGAAGCCCCTGCCTACATTGCCTGGGGCCGCAAAAACCGCAGCGCTTTGGTGCGCATTCCGCAAGCCAAACAGGGCAAGGCCAACGCCACCCGCATTGAATGCCGTTTCCCCGATCCGGCCTGCAACCCGTACCTGGCTTTTGCCGTTATGTTAGGCGCCGGGTTGGACGGCATTAAACGCAAACTGCAAGTGCCGCCGATTACGGAAGAAAATATCTTTCATATGACACCGCAAGAACGCAAAGCGCACGGCATAGATACCCTGCCGGCCTATTTGTACGAAGCCGTGAACTATACGCGCCATTCCAAATTGGTGCGCCAAGTACTGGGAGACCATACTTTTGAAAAGTTCATTGCCAACAAAGATATTGAATGGGACAATTACCGCACCCACGTTTCCAGCTATGAGTTGGAAAAATATCTTTCCGTACTTTAA
- a CDS encoding PulJ/GspJ family protein: MKNKKGFTLTEILLAVMIVGIIGVALAALTTAASRESGVGRSKILLRNNLSIALRQLRDDIHASSRVMYVRGRIDSSSEGAVTPLLLLAKNINLNNNAINSMVTPSYVTYCFVTGGTTATPTGALSKGTIYRRESSSVPTWDGIAPVCGTPDTDDNFEVFLHNVKFIPPIGSSGDSKYYPVPLFRLSGSDAEYSEKDAVSVDWRRKDLASVLVLKIITELDSTPIVNDVVEETFILPNGFRVED; this comes from the coding sequence ATGAAAAATAAAAAAGGGTTTACACTGACGGAAATTTTACTGGCCGTGATGATTGTGGGAATTATCGGGGTGGCGTTGGCCGCGCTTACGACGGCCGCTTCGCGGGAATCCGGAGTGGGGCGCAGTAAAATTTTATTACGCAACAATTTGTCTATTGCCTTGCGGCAGCTGCGCGACGATATCCATGCTTCCAGCCGGGTAATGTACGTGCGCGGGCGGATAGATTCTTCCTCTGAAGGGGCGGTAACCCCGTTGTTGTTGCTGGCCAAGAACATTAATTTAAATAACAATGCCATTAACAGTATGGTTACTCCCTCGTACGTGACTTATTGTTTCGTTACCGGCGGCACGACGGCTACGCCTACCGGGGCTCTTTCCAAAGGAACGATTTACCGCCGGGAGAGTTCCTCCGTTCCCACTTGGGACGGAATCGCTCCTGTCTGCGGTACGCCTGATACGGACGATAATTTTGAAGTATTTTTACATAATGTAAAGTTTATTCCGCCCATTGGTTCGTCGGGCGATTCCAAGTATTATCCGGTGCCTTTGTTTCGCTTGTCCGGCTCGGATGCGGAATATAGCGAGAAGGACGCCGTATCGGTGGATTGGCGGCGGAAAGACTTAGCCAGCGTGCTGGTGCTGAAAATTATTACCGAACTGGACAGCACGCCTATCGTAAATGACGTAGTGGAAGAAACATTTATTTTGCCCAATGGCTTTCGGGTAGAAGACTGA
- a CDS encoding prepilin-type N-terminal cleavage/methylation domain-containing protein: protein MKKGFTLMEILAVLLVIAVVVSMAVPVFRSVRYEVKNGQAKAAAKKMAEAMRSYYQVSRGLGVKQECFTPSTTAGNAVVMAAPSACVSPTSDGIPYQNSTTNNSSRSSLSQLFACGYLSFKDFSGLPYEFCACNPISGGAQPTKCQITETVGTNTPLVVVRGASGAGKKYTSSSYHIFVNQTMKPQDNAD from the coding sequence ATGAAAAAGGGATTTACGCTAATGGAAATTTTGGCTGTGCTGTTGGTGATCGCAGTGGTGGTCTCCATGGCGGTTCCGGTTTTTCGTTCCGTGCGGTACGAAGTTAAAAACGGGCAGGCCAAGGCGGCGGCCAAAAAAATGGCGGAAGCGATGCGTTCTTATTATCAAGTCAGCCGCGGGTTAGGCGTAAAGCAAGAGTGCTTTACCCCTTCTACTACGGCGGGAAATGCGGTGGTCATGGCGGCGCCGTCTGCGTGCGTGTCTCCCACTTCGGACGGAATCCCCTATCAAAACAGTACCACAAATAATTCTTCCCGCTCCAGCTTGTCGCAGTTATTTGCGTGCGGGTATTTGTCGTTTAAAGATTTTTCGGGGTTACCCTATGAATTTTGTGCGTGCAACCCCATTTCCGGCGGGGCGCAGCCTACCAAATGCCAGATTACCGAAACGGTGGGCACCAATACGCCGTTGGTGGTGGTGCGCGGTGCCAGCGGGGCCGGCAAAAAATATACGAGCAGCAGCTATCATATTTTCGTGAACCAAACCATGAAGCCTCAGGATAATGCGGATTAG
- a CDS encoding type IV pilin protein, with product MKKNNKGFTLLELLIAATIIGILAVFATVAYRESAAETRLAGAKAQAEALANAVQRYRMDPAACTLITSNSTLNISNLVNCGYLEKSFSYLLEDPYFSFEICTGGNSIICPSSTYLACMSGKSEKLPNRYLAKQGYLYCFENSGSVLEIVGAN from the coding sequence ATGAAGAAAAATAACAAGGGGTTTACGCTTTTAGAGCTGTTGATTGCGGCTACTATCATTGGCATTTTGGCGGTATTTGCTACGGTTGCCTATCGCGAGAGTGCCGCGGAAACGCGTTTGGCCGGGGCCAAAGCCCAGGCGGAAGCCTTAGCCAATGCCGTGCAGCGCTATCGGATGGATCCGGCGGCGTGCACCCTCATCACCTCTAATTCTACGTTAAACATCAGCAATTTAGTAAATTGCGGGTATTTGGAAAAGAGTTTTTCGTATTTACTGGAGGATCCGTATTTTTCTTTTGAAATATGCACCGGGGGAAACTCGATTATTTGTCCCTCGTCTACATATTTGGCTTGTATGTCGGGGAAAAGTGAAAAATTGCCCAACCGCTATTTAGCCAAACAAGGATATTTGTATTGTTTTGAAAATTCGGGAAGCGTATTAGAAATAGTTGGAGCCAATTAA
- a CDS encoding prepilin-type N-terminal cleavage/methylation domain-containing protein: protein MKKQKGFTLLEVLIVVVIAVSVAAFAVPAYQKTQDRNRYLAAQGVLIDFGNGVRTLQAEVDFQFPWTTRNVTSSLQTTSLDEDAEITRSNASTALFARKYAAPIPFDLSNSYKGYYFSFCPENVASSGNCCQGNKDVVVCMYDSKYKSRPTKGQYYGAVYLKDGTIQRISK, encoded by the coding sequence ATGAAAAAACAAAAGGGCTTTACCCTGTTGGAAGTGCTGATTGTGGTGGTGATTGCGGTGTCCGTGGCGGCGTTTGCCGTGCCGGCATACCAAAAGACGCAAGACCGCAACCGCTATTTGGCGGCACAAGGGGTGCTGATTGATTTTGGAAATGGGGTGAGAACCTTACAGGCCGAAGTGGATTTTCAGTTTCCATGGACGACGCGCAACGTAACCTCCTCGCTGCAAACGACGTCTTTGGATGAAGATGCCGAAATTACCCGTTCAAATGCTTCCACCGCCTTGTTTGCGCGGAAATACGCGGCCCCCATTCCGTTTGATTTAAGCAATAGCTATAAAGGGTATTATTTTTCTTTTTGTCCGGAAAATGTGGCCAGTTCTGGCAATTGCTGTCAAGGAAACAAAGATGTGGTAGTTTGCATGTATGATTCCAAATACAAGTCCCGACCGACAAAGGGCCAGTATTACGGGGCGGTGTATTTAAAAGACGGCACGATTCAGCGCATTTCTAAATAG
- a CDS encoding type II secretion system F family protein: protein MQKYTYTVKDANGKTLKGSVSADNREKVILALQNKGYLVLEVKEGTSGLFGGGGGSKTRKKGGKVPGHVLAFFAEQLSTLIAGGVPLVRAVSLLGEYASNPTLGYVLTQVAKDIAGGQSLHTALSHHPKTFSHIWLSLVQAGEVGGQLADTLMQVALYTKTQESMKSKIITAITYPAILTIASVGVLVYFILGIVPTFAQIFKDFNIDLPMITVIVLNVSGLLINNGILLIVLTVFLIVAFRFYIKTTDGKKRWHSFLLSMPIFGNFLKNIYYDRMLSTLSTLLKSGVTILNAILVLEESFDGNVIIQNALKHVRAEVAAGKSISESFRDTGVFPGLMTEMMLMGEESGKLPSIIATLSKFYSDNVDQFIARFSAVIDPILICGVGVLIGIIVASIFLPIFKLSQIGGN, encoded by the coding sequence ATGCAAAAATATACGTATACGGTAAAAGATGCCAACGGAAAAACGCTAAAAGGTTCCGTTTCGGCGGATAATAGAGAAAAAGTTATTTTGGCTTTGCAAAATAAAGGCTACCTCGTGTTGGAAGTAAAAGAAGGCACGAGCGGTTTGTTTGGCGGAGGCGGCGGTTCCAAGACGCGCAAAAAAGGGGGAAAAGTCCCGGGGCATGTGTTGGCGTTCTTCGCCGAGCAGCTTTCCACGTTAATTGCCGGCGGTGTGCCGTTGGTGCGTGCCGTTTCGCTGTTGGGAGAATATGCCTCTAACCCTACGCTGGGCTATGTGCTGACGCAGGTCGCCAAAGATATTGCCGGCGGGCAGTCGTTGCATACGGCGCTCTCCCATCATCCCAAGACCTTCAGCCATATTTGGCTGTCGCTGGTGCAGGCTGGCGAAGTGGGCGGGCAGTTGGCCGATACCTTGATGCAAGTGGCCCTCTATACCAAAACCCAAGAATCAATGAAAAGCAAAATCATCACGGCTATCACCTACCCGGCGATTTTGACTATTGCTTCCGTAGGCGTGTTGGTTTACTTCATTTTGGGCATTGTACCTACTTTCGCGCAAATCTTTAAAGATTTTAACATTGATTTGCCGATGATTACCGTCATCGTATTAAATGTATCGGGATTACTGATTAATAACGGTATTTTGCTGATTGTCTTGACCGTCTTTTTGATTGTGGCGTTTCGGTTCTATATCAAGACGACCGACGGCAAAAAGCGCTGGCACTCGTTTTTGCTGTCGATGCCGATTTTTGGCAACTTCTTAAAAAACATTTATTACGATCGGATGCTTTCCACCCTCTCTACCCTTCTTAAAAGCGGGGTAACCATTTTAAACGCCATTTTGGTATTGGAAGAATCGTTTGACGGAAACGTGATTATCCAAAACGCCTTGAAGCATGTGCGGGCGGAAGTAGCGGCCGGAAAGTCCATTTCCGAATCGTTCCGCGATACGGGTGTATTTCCCGGACTGATGACGGAAATGATGCTGATGGGGGAAGAATCCGGTAAGCTGCCCAGCATTATTGCCACGCTGTCCAAATTCTATTCTGATAACGTAGACCAGTTTATTGCCCGTTTCTCGGCCGTCATTGACCCAATCCTGATCTGCGGCGTCGGTGTGCTGATTGGTATCATTGTGGCGTCCATTTTCTTGCCTATTTTCAAACTTTCCCAAATCGGCGGGAACTAA
- a CDS encoding GspE/PulE family protein, which produces MAKQLSEILMEQGTLTAEQIKRAQLYAKQNNVSVAEAIVKFGFASEEEVTVALSKHFAVPYASKENGILVPEREQNLQEIIPEKFARENMVIPLFIEDDELAVALLDPTNMFLLDNIKMMSGKQVQPFIASKSQLLRVIDSFYSNKNLLEEVMNEAAKPISEEVSAATAESDEEVEVTGVLDLDKVSPNSSQYVKQVNAILRQAISERTSDIHLEMFDERVSLRFRIDGSLYERTPPAKESVNAIISRIKILSKLDIAEKRLPQDGSFTIRYQNRSIEVRVSVCPAVYGEKLVLRILDKGTGEMNIDKLGFEPDQKKAFLEAANLPHGLIFLTGPTGSGKSTTLNAVLTTIRTPELNFMTLEDPVEYKLAGISQVQVKPAIGLTFAAGLRSFLRQDPDVILVGEVRDNETAEACLKAALTGHLVLSTLHTNDALGAVPRLIDMGMEPFLLASSLALVAAQRLVRILCPYCKVPHIPDSAMLARIIQEGHLNPRDQNSWTFFKSVGCPKCFGTGFMGRRAIYEVYRMTEEMRTIIYKTQDLVELKRAAVRSGALNLRANGWHKVIRGLTTVDEILSITTADE; this is translated from the coding sequence ATGGCAAAACAGTTAAGTGAAATTTTGATGGAGCAAGGTACTTTGACCGCGGAGCAAATAAAACGCGCGCAGCTTTATGCCAAGCAAAACAATGTATCCGTGGCGGAAGCGATTGTGAAGTTCGGTTTTGCTTCCGAAGAAGAAGTAACGGTGGCGCTCTCTAAACATTTTGCCGTTCCCTACGCTTCTAAAGAAAACGGCATTTTGGTGCCGGAAAGAGAACAAAATTTGCAGGAAATTATCCCGGAAAAGTTTGCCCGCGAAAATATGGTTATCCCGCTGTTTATAGAGGATGATGAATTGGCGGTGGCTTTGCTGGATCCGACCAATATGTTTTTGCTGGACAATATCAAAATGATGTCCGGCAAACAGGTGCAGCCTTTTATCGCCAGCAAAAGCCAGCTGCTGCGGGTGATTGATTCGTTCTACTCCAACAAAAATTTGTTGGAAGAAGTGATGAACGAAGCGGCCAAGCCCATTTCGGAAGAAGTTTCCGCCGCCACAGCCGAAAGTGATGAAGAAGTGGAAGTGACTGGCGTATTGGATTTGGATAAAGTTTCGCCCAACTCTTCCCAATATGTAAAGCAGGTAAACGCTATCTTGCGCCAGGCCATTTCGGAACGTACGTCCGATATTCATTTGGAAATGTTTGATGAACGCGTGAGCTTGCGCTTCCGCATTGACGGTTCGTTGTATGAAAGAACTCCACCGGCCAAAGAATCCGTAAACGCGATTATTTCCCGTATTAAAATTTTGTCTAAATTGGATATTGCGGAAAAACGCTTGCCGCAGGACGGCAGTTTTACAATCCGCTACCAGAACCGCTCCATTGAAGTCCGTGTGTCTGTGTGCCCGGCCGTGTATGGGGAAAAACTCGTGCTTCGTATTTTGGATAAAGGCACGGGGGAAATGAACATTGACAAACTGGGTTTTGAGCCGGATCAAAAAAAGGCCTTCTTAGAAGCGGCCAACTTGCCGCACGGGCTTATTTTCTTGACGGGGCCCACCGGTTCGGGTAAATCTACTACCTTAAACGCGGTACTGACCACCATCCGCACGCCAGAACTGAACTTTATGACGTTGGAAGACCCGGTGGAATACAAATTGGCCGGGATCAGCCAGGTGCAGGTAAAGCCGGCCATTGGGCTTACGTTTGCGGCGGGGCTGCGCTCGTTCTTGCGTCAAGACCCGGATGTGATTCTGGTGGGGGAAGTCCGCGATAATGAAACTGCGGAGGCGTGCCTGAAAGCCGCTTTGACCGGTCACTTGGTGTTGTCTACCCTGCACACCAACGACGCGTTAGGCGCCGTTCCCCGTTTGATTGATATGGGTATGGAACCTTTTCTGTTGGCCAGTTCGCTGGCGCTGGTAGCTGCCCAGCGTTTGGTGCGTATTTTGTGCCCCTATTGCAAAGTGCCCCATATCCCGGATTCGGCCATGCTGGCGCGTATCATTCAGGAAGGGCATTTAAATCCGCGCGATCAAAATTCGTGGACGTTTTTTAAATCGGTAGGTTGTCCGAAGTGCTTTGGCACCGGTTTTATGGGCCGCCGCGCTATTTATGAAGTATACCGCATGACGGAAGAAATGCGTACGATTATTTACAAAACGCAGGACTTGGTGGAACTCAAACGCGCAGCCGTGCGTTCGGGGGCGCTGAACTTGCGTGCCAATGGGTGGCACAAAGTCATCCGCGGGCTGACGACGGTGGATGAAATTTTAAGCATTACGACGGCAGACGAATAA
- a CDS encoding secretin and TonB N-terminal domain-containing protein translates to MTNRLAVVLACVFSLGLTGTVSAQQARQTLPSDDTIALTEDTTVKLSGESDLYKETEVFSPLDRKVSIRVSNVPISAFLNSITTQAKINFIMSEEFANKKVTASLTRVTVREALDTLLRVHGLTYQRIGKSDSYVVTKRSSDAPDTITKIYTLSYISLQGIGSAQSELSSIMPQDVSTGGSSYSSSSTDTGIGVGGTGTSGTTDSYSGGAEITAIVKSMLSPVGKIAVDPRTNKLIITDVAEVFPQVENILAELDIKPPQILIEAQIVEVSKTSGLSLGFEYGGESGALVSMTAPSRVVDLDYIKGNGVKGWNFIFPTKDQMNSDSSESGGSSSSSSSSSDQTDEGGLLDFSAFNIVLKSLLTRGEAKYLGKPKVVTLNNKTATITTSTDATVGQTMSQSGSGSGEGMTTTSAERKRVGLTLQVTPQVNREGYVTLYVQPSYSDLVSSGFDFSKDTTTRAASTLVRVKNGQTVVIGGLLTSRETNQTRKVPLLGDIPILGWLFTSKTTSKSTTDLVIFITPTILAE, encoded by the coding sequence ATGACTAATCGTTTAGCAGTTGTGCTGGCGTGTGTATTTTCCTTGGGATTAACGGGTACGGTTTCGGCCCAACAGGCCCGGCAGACCCTTCCCAGTGATGATACCATCGCTTTGACGGAGGATACGACGGTAAAGCTGTCGGGAGAATCCGATCTGTATAAGGAAACGGAGGTTTTTTCTCCTTTGGACAGAAAAGTCTCCATTCGTGTTTCCAACGTACCGATATCGGCGTTTTTAAACAGCATTACCACGCAAGCTAAGATTAACTTTATTATGAGCGAAGAATTCGCCAATAAAAAAGTTACGGCTTCGCTGACCCGTGTAACGGTGAGGGAGGCACTGGATACGCTTCTTCGCGTACACGGTTTGACGTATCAGCGCATCGGCAAAAGCGACAGCTATGTGGTAACCAAACGCTCCAGCGACGCTCCGGATACGATTACCAAAATCTACACGCTGAGCTATATTTCGTTGCAAGGCATCGGCTCTGCCCAAAGCGAATTAAGCAGCATTATGCCGCAGGATGTGTCTACGGGCGGTTCCAGCTATTCCAGCTCCAGCACGGATACGGGCATTGGTGTAGGCGGTACCGGCACCTCCGGCACGACGGATTCGTATAGCGGCGGCGCCGAAATTACCGCTATTGTAAAAAGCATGCTCTCTCCTGTTGGTAAAATTGCGGTAGATCCCCGCACGAACAAACTGATTATTACCGACGTGGCGGAAGTATTCCCGCAGGTGGAAAACATCTTGGCGGAATTGGACATCAAACCGCCGCAGATCTTGATTGAAGCCCAAATTGTGGAAGTCAGCAAAACCAGCGGGTTGAGCTTGGGCTTTGAATACGGCGGCGAAAGCGGTGCCTTGGTTTCGATGACGGCCCCCAGCCGCGTGGTGGATTTGGATTATATTAAAGGCAACGGCGTAAAAGGCTGGAACTTTATTTTCCCCACGAAAGACCAAATGAACAGCGACTCTTCGGAAAGCGGCGGTTCCAGCAGCAGCTCCAGCTCTTCGTCTGATCAGACGGATGAAGGCGGTTTGTTGGATTTCTCTGCCTTTAACATTGTGCTCAAGAGCTTGCTGACCCGCGGGGAAGCAAAATACTTGGGTAAACCGAAAGTCGTAACCTTGAACAACAAAACGGCTACCATCACGACGTCCACCGATGCTACCGTCGGCCAGACGATGAGCCAGTCCGGCAGCGGATCGGGCGAAGGGATGACGACGACTTCTGCGGAAAGAAAAAGAGTCGGTCTGACGCTGCAGGTTACGCCGCAGGTAAACCGCGAAGGCTACGTCACGCTGTATGTGCAGCCTTCGTATTCGGACTTGGTAAGCTCCGGGTTTGACTTCTCTAAAGATACCACCACCCGTGCCGCTTCTACGCTGGTGCGTGTGAAAAACGGACAGACGGTGGTAATCGGCGGTCTGCTCACTTCCCGCGAAACCAACCAAACCCGCAAAGTACCGCTTTTGGGGGATATTCCGATATTGGGCTGGCTGTTTACCAGCAAGACCACATCCAAAAGCACAACGGACTTGGTAATCTTTATCACGCCGACCATCTTAGCGGAATAA